From Kryptolebias marmoratus isolate JLee-2015 unplaced genomic scaffold, ASM164957v2 Scaffold69, whole genome shotgun sequence:
CTAGATGCACAAGGAGAGCCTGTCCAGTTCACACAGGTAAACCTGGATCTGATGGACCTGTGAGACATTTGTGTAAGATTTATTTGTCTCAATTTAAACCAGTTTCTCACTTTGCTGCGAAGGTTAGAGAACTAAAaactgcctctctgatggtatgggggtgcatggACAGCTGACACATCAATGCAGAAAATTCTCTCCATGTTTTAGAACagcatctgctcccatccagaacTGTTGAACAGATGTGGTACCCTGTCCCAGGTGTGGAACCAGGTCCCAGGTGTGGTACCTGATCCCAGGTGTGGTACCAGGTCCCAGGTGTGGAACCTGATCCCAGGTGTGGTACCCTGTCCCAGGTGTGGTACCCTGTCCCAGGTGTGGTACCCTGTCCCAGGTGGAGTACCTGGTTCCAGTTTTCTCTCCAGGATCCTGGTAGAACATGAAGACCATGTTGGCTGGTCTCAGATCAGTGAGGATGAGTTCAGACTGGTTCTGAGAGCCTCTGGTGgatatttttgttccttttaaagcagaactttatttttattattatttttagccgATGGCAGCTCCGTGACTCAGATGTTTCGTGTTTCTGAACCTCCTTCAAGGCATCTAAAAACGAAACCTGCCTCCTTCAGGAGCAGCTTCTAATATTAGATTTCTATTTTTGTCCCCACAGATCAGTTTCTAATTTAAGTCCTTTTGTTGAGGGACGGACAGATCTGGGACGCTGAGACGATCaaagtccaacagaaccagaacgtTTACCGTCCTGTTGgtgaagctgctgttttctctctgcagaacgTCCGAATCCTCTCTGATCTGCAGCCATGACCCCTCTCACCGTCCTCAGGCTGCTCGTCCCTGCCGCCACGCTCTTCGtgatgatgtcacttcctgcagCAGCCCTGGAACCAGAGACGTGTTTCTCCAGGCAGCACCAGGGCATCACGGTTAACGTGAGACAGGCCCTGAGCCGAACGGCGGCGACGGCCATGAACCCTCGGCTGGTCCGCTCGGAGCGGGACTGCGTCCTCGCCTGCTGCTCCGAGGAGGTCAAACCAGGTGAGACACGAGAGGCGGGAACTGCGCCGATTCAGGGCTGAAACGTCTGAAAGTCATGTGAcgttaaactttgtttttgaaggTTCTCGGTGCAACATGGCCGTCTTTAAGGCCACCCAACACACCGACGATGATAACTGCCTCCTGTTCCACTGTCCCACCGAACTGGACTGTCCTCTGATGAAGGCTCAGGACGGCATCAACACCTACAACATCTACAAAGGTGACCCcgctgtttcctgtttgattggacctttgtgtttctgctctggTTCCCAAACCGTTCACCTTTTTacccacaaaacaaaagttagagACAAACATGACGGAACAGCCTTcgtattacttttatttaatttatcaccACTACTTTTGATCTCTTTGTAGCAGTTAAGGCTAAACATGCCAATAATGGcaaagttaatttgatttctgtaaaCGTTCTCAAGACCACACTGCTGAGGTTTCACGACTTTCAGAACCTGAACTAAAGAACATCTGAGGCGGatctctgctgccctctgctggacagaCTTACCATGCcagaaaataatttgttttctcctcCACAGGTTTGACTCATCTGCCCACACCGAGGCTGGTCACCATGACAACCACAGTCCAAACCAGCACCACATCAGCACCATCTGCACCAACAACCACCACACAGGCTCCACCCACCACCACAGAACCTCCTCcacccatcatcatcatcaccccGACGCCTGCATTTACGTCTCCACCAACCAccacatcaacaacaacaacaacaacaacagcagcagcagcaacaacaacaacaacagcaacaacaacagcagcagcaacaacaacaacaacaacagcaacaacaacagcagcagcagcaacaacaacaacaacaacaacaacaacaacagcagcaacaacaaccgGATTGTCTCCAGCTTTCGATTCACGGAAacccaacaaaaacagcaaaaagccaaacaaaaccataaagaaaggaaaaccaCATCCTGTCAGCACCACCAGCACCAcagc
This genomic window contains:
- the mansc1 gene encoding MANSC domain-containing protein 1 translates to MTPLTVLRLLVPAATLFVMMSLPAAALEPETCFSRQHQGITVNVRQALSRTAATAMNPRLVRSERDCVLACCSEEVKPGSRCNMAVFKATQHTDDDNCLLFHCPTELDCPLMKAQDGINTYNIYKGLTHLPTPRLVTMTTTVQTSTTSAPSAPTTTTQAPPTTTEPPPPIIIITPTPAFTSPPTTTSTTTTTTTAAAATTTTTATTTAAATTTTTTATTTAAAATTTTTTTTTTAATTTGLSPAFDSRKPNKNSKKPNKTIKKGKPHPVSTTSTTASLPVLMVSKEAEPRTMDTSQSHTEPTTTAPTTSITPTPTPTTTTSTTPTTTTDSTTPTTTTDSTMTTTATATATTTTTTTTTTTCTLSPTTTTPPPTESPTTTTAPPSLIIIPKDIFQSDHVLQSGHALQNSSTSQAKAAQGALKSGMVAFMVLGLAVLTLALAVGGRKAMESFDRRHYTRLELNDLHYEI